The window CCGGGCTTAATGGGGGGCGGTGGTGTTGATGGTGCTATTCATCGTGTCGGGGGAAGTGCTATCCTTGAGGAATGTAAGAAGATTCGCTCTGCACAGGGACTTCTGCCTACAGGTAAGGCAGTGATTACTACGGCAGGTAATCTCACCGTTAAATATGTTATTCATACGGTTGGACCTATCTGGCAGGGTGGTAGTCAAGGAGAACCAGAATTACTCCGTAGTTGTTATCTTGAAAGCCTGAAGGTCGCAGTGGCAAATAACTGTTCTTCGATTGCATTTCCATCTATCAGCACCGGCGTCTATGGTTATCCGGTAGAAAAAGCCGCACCCATTGCCCTTAAGGCGGTCATTGATTTCCTGAAAGCGAATACCTCCATTAGGGAAGTTCGATTTGTGTTATTTGATTCACGGACATTCAATACTTATCTCGAGGCACTCGTGCCTTTTCAAGAATAATTGTAAAATCCTTTACCGCAGAGACGCAGAGAAACAGAGAAGAAAATATCTTTTTTTCGTGTTTTTCGGTATTTAAAAGGGCTTAAAAACAGTTAGTCGAAAGTAAGTATTAAAAGAT is drawn from bacterium and contains these coding sequences:
- a CDS encoding O-acetyl-ADP-ribose deacetylase, with product MTQKQINNSILTLVQGDITQETTDVIVNAANPGLMGGGGVDGAIHRVGGSAILEECKKIRSAQGLLPTGKAVITTAGNLTVKYVIHTVGPIWQGGSQGEPELLRSCYLESLKVAVANNCSSIAFPSISTGVYGYPVEKAAPIALKAVIDFLKANTSIREVRFVLFDSRTFNTYLEALVPFQE